The genomic window CTCCCTTCAAAGGAATGGGTGGACGTTCGTGTAGTACGTGTCATATACCTAGCGCTAATTTCATGGATGGTTTGAGGCATGATATCGGATCGGGTGACCCAGCCAGTCCGGGCGCTCGTGACAGCTTCTTTGATACACCCACACTTATAAATATCAAATATACCTCTCCGTATTTTCACGACGGGTCATTAGAAGCTCTTTCAGATATTGTGGAGTGGTTTGACGGACATTATAAACTTGGGCTTTCTAAAGGACAGAAATTGGACTTAACCTCATATCTCGAGGCTGTGGGAGCAGGAGAAGATCCATTCGAGTTATTTGATGAGAAGAACACACGCTTCCTGATGGACTGGAATGAACTCTCTACCTTTGTAAGCACCTTGAATACACTTATACCGGCCCAGGATAAGGTTCACACCGAGCTTCTCCTGAGAACCGTATCGAGTGATTTAAGAGTGGATGCTATTGGTTTGCAAGACCTTAGTCAGGCTCCAAAGGTTTATGCGTTATCTGACAAGCTCGAGGAAATACTCGATGCAGTAGAGGCTGACGATTGGAAGGGTTCGACTAGACTGTGGATGGAATATCAGGAATTGGAAAAGGAATATGGCTCTCAACTTAGGTGATGAAATAGAGAGAAAGAGATGAAAAGATTAATATATATTTCATGTTGTTTTCTTTTATTTTTATTTACTTTCTATTTTAGTTCCTCAAAGGCTGACGCTGGGTCTGATTTGGAAAAACGAAAGCCCCTAGTGCTTGCGTTTATACCACAGGAAAATCCTGAAAAACTGATTGGAGACATCAAGATTATTACCGAGTATCTTGAGAAAGAGATGGGTATACCAGTTAAGGGGTTTGTGACTCAGGATCACGCCGCTGCTGTGGAAGCCCTTAGGAATGGTGAGGCTGATATATCCTTTATGGGTGGATTACCCTATGTCCTTGCTCATGACCTGATAGGGGCAAACGTTATACTTTCTGAGGTTTACAGGGGAAGTCCCACATATCGTGGTCGGATCTTTGTTAGAAGAGAAAGCGGCATAAAAAAATTAGAAGATCTTCGCGGCAAGAGCATTGCCTTTGCCGATCCCATATCAGAGTCCGGCTATATTTATCCACTCGACATATTCGTGCAGGCTGGGCTTCTCAAACCCACTGATGACCCTCAGATATTTTTCGGTACTGTGTATTTTGCAGGGGGTTACCAGCAGGCGATTCAGGCTGTGGCAAATGGTTTAGTGGATGCAGCGGGATCCAGTCAATTTGCCGATTTGCTTTTAACTCCTAATCAACTGGAAAAAATAACCTGGATAGCCGAGTCAAAGCCAATACCTTCTCATTTGGTGTGTGTTCGAAAGGATTTTGATGAGCAGAGGAAAGAGGCTTTTAAGAAAGCTATGTTGAAACTCAATCTACCAGAATATAAACATCTTCTAAGGCATGTCTATAGCCCTGACGGTTACATTGAGGCTAGTCACAAGGATTACGAATCGGTTGAGGAAATGGCCGAGTTATATGGATTCCTTAATAAATAGAGGAGCGTTCAATGGAAGAGATTCCAAATCTAGAGGGTAACTTAAAAAGTTTTCAGAATCAAAAGGCTGTAAATGTAGTTTCACTTAGGAATATAAAGGTTCGTTATACACATGATGGTCCACTGGTCATAGACATCGATCGGTTGGATATACAAAAGGGAGAGCGCGTTGCCGTAATTGGTCAGAGCGGAGCAGGCAAGACCACGCTTTTACGATTGATTAATGGCTATGTCAATCCCGAATCCGGCCTCATAAAGATTTTTGAATACAATAAAGATACGGGACCGATTCGAAACAGGAATCTAAGCCGAAGAATAGGCTTTATCTTTCAGCATTTTAATCTAATTGACCGTGCCACAGTTTTTGAAAACGTATTGTGGGGCAGATTAGGGATGGTTAACCCCTTTTTAAGCCTATTCGGATGGTTTCCAGACATGGATAAGAAAGCAGCCATGAGAGCGATTAAGGAGGTCAATCTCGAAAAACAGGCAGGCCAGCGAACCGATACCTTGAGCGGGGGGCAGTTGCAAAGGGTTGCAATTGCAAGGGTACTGGCTCAGGAGGCTGAGATAATCCTGGCGGATGAGCCCGTAAGCAATCTCGATCCCTCATTGGCTGATGATATTCTTGGATTGCTTGGAGAGGTAAGTAACAGGCATGGAGTAACTTTGATTATGAATCTTCATCAGCCCGCGCTGGCGCAGCGCTATGCTGACCGCATTATTGGATTGAAGCATGGAAAGATCATTCATGATGATGAAGCGAGCTTTCTAAATCCTATTGCCCTTCGTTCAATTTTTGACCCCGGAATCAATACCTCTCAACTGTTTAGTTCAAATGTACAAGAAGAACCTTCCCATTGAAGGTGGAATCCAAGGCTTTGACTACCCGCGCCCAAGATTAATCGATAGTATGTGGCGTGCAGGCGGCCTATTGTTTTTAGTAATTCTTATAGCCTGGGCCTGGTCAGGGACAGACTTTAATATCAAAAAGCTTCTCAACAGTATGCCTCGTATGGCTGAGTTTTTCGGCCGGTTGGTTCCGCCCGATATGACGGTTGCAAAAACGGTATTTGTTTCAACTGGTGAAACTGTGCAGATTGCCTTGTTTGGAACCTTCATCAGCGCCATAGCGTCAGTCTTTCTCGGCCTTCTTGCGGCAGAGAATATTTCGCCGCGCTGGGTTAGTCAACCTATGAAGTGGTTTTTGGCAGTTCTAAGGGGTATTCCGGTAATCCTTTTAGCCCTTATGTTTGTCAGTACAGTGGGGTTGGGACCCTTTCCGGGTGTCTTAGCTATAGCTTTCCATTCTACTGGCATGTTAGGTAAGTTCTATGCTGAGGCGATTGAGAGTGCCAGGAGTGGTCCT from Thermodesulfobacteriota bacterium includes these protein-coding regions:
- the phnE gene encoding phosphonate ABC transporter, permease protein PhnE, encoding MYKKNLPIEGGIQGFDYPRPRLIDSMWRAGGLLFLVILIAWAWSGTDFNIKKLLNSMPRMAEFFGRLVPPDMTVAKTVFVSTGETVQIALFGTFISAIASVFLGLLAAENISPRWVSQPMKWFLAVLRGIPVILLALMFVSTVGLGPFPGVLAIAFHSTGMLGKFYAEAIESARSGPLEALDSVGASLWQRVRFGILTQVGPDLARDTFFRFELNLRESLVLGLVGAGGIGFYILLYIRAFQYEKVATLTVVVLLMVVMVEQISVAIRRRLR
- a CDS encoding phosphate/phosphite/phosphonate ABC transporter substrate-binding protein produces the protein MKRLIYISCCFLLFLFTFYFSSSKADAGSDLEKRKPLVLAFIPQENPEKLIGDIKIITEYLEKEMGIPVKGFVTQDHAAAVEALRNGEADISFMGGLPYVLAHDLIGANVILSEVYRGSPTYRGRIFVRRESGIKKLEDLRGKSIAFADPISESGYIYPLDIFVQAGLLKPTDDPQIFFGTVYFAGGYQQAIQAVANGLVDAAGSSQFADLLLTPNQLEKITWIAESKPIPSHLVCVRKDFDEQRKEAFKKAMLKLNLPEYKHLLRHVYSPDGYIEASHKDYESVEEMAELYGFLNK
- a CDS encoding ATP-binding cassette domain-containing protein — translated: MEEIPNLEGNLKSFQNQKAVNVVSLRNIKVRYTHDGPLVIDIDRLDIQKGERVAVIGQSGAGKTTLLRLINGYVNPESGLIKIFEYNKDTGPIRNRNLSRRIGFIFQHFNLIDRATVFENVLWGRLGMVNPFLSLFGWFPDMDKKAAMRAIKEVNLEKQAGQRTDTLSGGQLQRVAIARVLAQEAEIILADEPVSNLDPSLADDILGLLGEVSNRHGVTLIMNLHQPALAQRYADRIIGLKHGKIIHDDEASFLNPIALRSIFDPGINTSQLFSSNVQEEPSH